The proteins below are encoded in one region of Lactuca sativa cultivar Salinas chromosome 3, Lsat_Salinas_v11, whole genome shotgun sequence:
- the LOC111919355 gene encoding uncharacterized protein LOC111919355 — MTTSKRLAERKVGKFDKNINRRGSVPETSTKKGNTYPVGPIMLGFFIFVVIGSSLFQIIRTATTGGMP, encoded by the exons ACAACGTCAAAACGTCTTGCTGAAAGGAAGGTGGGGAAGTTCGATAAGAACATCAACAGGCGTGGATCAGTTCCTGAAACATCCACCAAAAAGGGCAATACCTATCCAGTTGGCCCTATTATGCTTGGCTTCTTTATATTTGTCGTCattggatcat CTCTGTTTCAGATCATCAGGACAGCTACAACTGGTGGAATGCCTTGA